The Impatiens glandulifera chromosome 8, dImpGla2.1, whole genome shotgun sequence genome includes a window with the following:
- the LOC124912364 gene encoding magnesium transporter MRS2-5 isoform X1, translating to MEEEVGGGQSPSINHHEYAATGLNFNGPLRGSAIQGLKKRAHAHGSRSWIKIDQIGNLNILDLDKATVMRHCSLPARDMRLLDPVFIYPSTILGRDQAIVVNLEQIRCIITADEVLLMNSLDACVVQYKSELSKRLQMNRDQSDDLPFEFRALELALELTCMSLDAQQVKELENEIYPVLDELASSISTLNLEHVRRLKGHLLALTQRVQKVCDEIEHLMDDDGDMAEMYLTEKKNKREAYSDLYLQENISSESGLLLAPVSPIGSVSGTGKLQRASSSLSSSKHGSGNSSSYNQEDINQLEMLLEAYFVVIDNTLNKLLSLKEYIDDTEDLINIKLGNVQNQLIQFELLLTAATFVVTIFAVVTGVFGMNFEAAIFNYPGAFNWVIFLTGVFCVMLYICFLIFFRHKKLLPL from the exons ATGGAAGAAGAAGTAGGAGGAGGTCAATCCCCCTCTATCAATCATCATGAATATGCTGCTACAGGACTGAATTTCAATGGACCATTACGTGGATCTGCCATTCAAGGGTTGAAGAAGAGAGCCCATGCTCATGGGAGTCGTTCTTGGATCAAGATTGACCAAATTGGTAACTTGAATATTCTGGATCTTGATAAAGCGACTGTTATGAGGCATTGTTCTCTTCCTGCAAGAGATATGCGCTTGTTGGACCCAGTGTTCATTTATCCTTCCACAATTCTTGGCAGAGACCAGGCTATCGTGGTCAATCTTGAACAAATTAGATGCATAATCACTGCTGATGAGGTTTTGCTTATGAATTCGCTGGATGCATGTGTTGTTCAGTATAAGTCTGAGTTAAGCAAGAGATTGCAGATGAACAGAGATCAGTCTG ATGATCTGCCTTTTGAGTTCAGGGCTCTTGAGCTTGCTTTGGAGCTTACGTGCATGTCTCTAGATGCTCAG CAGGTAAAAGAACTTGAAAATGAGATATATCCTGTGCTTGATGAACTAGCATCATCTATAAGTACTCTAAACCTCGAACATGTACGACGACTGAAGGGTCACCTTCTTGCGTTGACACAGAGAGTCCAGAAG gTTTGTGATGAGATAGAACATCTTATGGATGATGACGGAGACATGGCTGAGATGTACCTAACCGAGAAAAAGAACAAAAGGGAAGCTTACTCGGACTTATACTTGCAAGAAAATATCTCTAGTGAGAGCGGACTATTGTTAGCACCAGTTTCGCCCATAGGGTCAGTTAGCGGGACTGGAAAGCTGCAAAGGGCTTCAAGCAGCCTGAGTTCAAGCAAGCATGGTAGTGGCAATAGTTCATCTTACAATCAGGAAGATATAAATCAACTTGAAATGTTGTTGGAAGCGTATTTTGTTGTCATAGACAATACTCTCAACAAATTGTTATCG CTCAAAGAATACATAGATGATACCGAagatttgattaatataaaattg GGAAATGTGCAGAACCAGCTAATACAATTCGAGTTGTTGTTGACAGCGGCCACCTTTGTAGTTACAATCTTTGCGGTTGTGACGGGTGTTTTCGGAATGAACTTTGAGGCTGCAATTTTCAATTACCCAGGTGCATTCAACTGGGTCATATTCCTCACTGGAGTCTTCTGCGTGATGCTATACATctgtttcttaatttttttcaggCATAAGAAACTTTTGCCACTTTAA
- the LOC124912364 gene encoding magnesium transporter MRS2-5 isoform X2, with amino-acid sequence MEEEVGGGQSPSINHHEYAATGLNFNGPLRGSAIQGLKKRAHAHGSRSWIKIDQIGNLNILDLDKATVMRHCSLPARDMRLLDPVFIYPSTILGRDQAIVVNLEQIRCIITADEVLLMNSLDACVVQYKSELSKRLQMNRDQSDDLPFEFRALELALELTCMSLDAQVKELENEIYPVLDELASSISTLNLEHVRRLKGHLLALTQRVQKVCDEIEHLMDDDGDMAEMYLTEKKNKREAYSDLYLQENISSESGLLLAPVSPIGSVSGTGKLQRASSSLSSSKHGSGNSSSYNQEDINQLEMLLEAYFVVIDNTLNKLLSLKEYIDDTEDLINIKLGNVQNQLIQFELLLTAATFVVTIFAVVTGVFGMNFEAAIFNYPGAFNWVIFLTGVFCVMLYICFLIFFRHKKLLPL; translated from the exons ATGGAAGAAGAAGTAGGAGGAGGTCAATCCCCCTCTATCAATCATCATGAATATGCTGCTACAGGACTGAATTTCAATGGACCATTACGTGGATCTGCCATTCAAGGGTTGAAGAAGAGAGCCCATGCTCATGGGAGTCGTTCTTGGATCAAGATTGACCAAATTGGTAACTTGAATATTCTGGATCTTGATAAAGCGACTGTTATGAGGCATTGTTCTCTTCCTGCAAGAGATATGCGCTTGTTGGACCCAGTGTTCATTTATCCTTCCACAATTCTTGGCAGAGACCAGGCTATCGTGGTCAATCTTGAACAAATTAGATGCATAATCACTGCTGATGAGGTTTTGCTTATGAATTCGCTGGATGCATGTGTTGTTCAGTATAAGTCTGAGTTAAGCAAGAGATTGCAGATGAACAGAGATCAGTCTG ATGATCTGCCTTTTGAGTTCAGGGCTCTTGAGCTTGCTTTGGAGCTTACGTGCATGTCTCTAGATGCTCAG GTAAAAGAACTTGAAAATGAGATATATCCTGTGCTTGATGAACTAGCATCATCTATAAGTACTCTAAACCTCGAACATGTACGACGACTGAAGGGTCACCTTCTTGCGTTGACACAGAGAGTCCAGAAG gTTTGTGATGAGATAGAACATCTTATGGATGATGACGGAGACATGGCTGAGATGTACCTAACCGAGAAAAAGAACAAAAGGGAAGCTTACTCGGACTTATACTTGCAAGAAAATATCTCTAGTGAGAGCGGACTATTGTTAGCACCAGTTTCGCCCATAGGGTCAGTTAGCGGGACTGGAAAGCTGCAAAGGGCTTCAAGCAGCCTGAGTTCAAGCAAGCATGGTAGTGGCAATAGTTCATCTTACAATCAGGAAGATATAAATCAACTTGAAATGTTGTTGGAAGCGTATTTTGTTGTCATAGACAATACTCTCAACAAATTGTTATCG CTCAAAGAATACATAGATGATACCGAagatttgattaatataaaattg GGAAATGTGCAGAACCAGCTAATACAATTCGAGTTGTTGTTGACAGCGGCCACCTTTGTAGTTACAATCTTTGCGGTTGTGACGGGTGTTTTCGGAATGAACTTTGAGGCTGCAATTTTCAATTACCCAGGTGCATTCAACTGGGTCATATTCCTCACTGGAGTCTTCTGCGTGATGCTATACATctgtttcttaatttttttcaggCATAAGAAACTTTTGCCACTTTAA
- the LOC124912364 gene encoding magnesium transporter MRS2-5 isoform X3, producing the protein MEEEVGGGQSPSINHHEYAATGLNFNGPLRGSAIQGLKKRAHAHGSRSWIKIDQIGNLNILDLDKATVMRHCSLPARDMRLLDPVFIYPSTILGRDQAIVVNLEQIRCIITADEVLLMNSLDACVVQYKSELSKRLQMNRDQSDDLPFEFRALELALELTCMSLDAQVCDEIEHLMDDDGDMAEMYLTEKKNKREAYSDLYLQENISSESGLLLAPVSPIGSVSGTGKLQRASSSLSSSKHGSGNSSSYNQEDINQLEMLLEAYFVVIDNTLNKLLSLKEYIDDTEDLINIKLGNVQNQLIQFELLLTAATFVVTIFAVVTGVFGMNFEAAIFNYPGAFNWVIFLTGVFCVMLYICFLIFFRHKKLLPL; encoded by the exons ATGGAAGAAGAAGTAGGAGGAGGTCAATCCCCCTCTATCAATCATCATGAATATGCTGCTACAGGACTGAATTTCAATGGACCATTACGTGGATCTGCCATTCAAGGGTTGAAGAAGAGAGCCCATGCTCATGGGAGTCGTTCTTGGATCAAGATTGACCAAATTGGTAACTTGAATATTCTGGATCTTGATAAAGCGACTGTTATGAGGCATTGTTCTCTTCCTGCAAGAGATATGCGCTTGTTGGACCCAGTGTTCATTTATCCTTCCACAATTCTTGGCAGAGACCAGGCTATCGTGGTCAATCTTGAACAAATTAGATGCATAATCACTGCTGATGAGGTTTTGCTTATGAATTCGCTGGATGCATGTGTTGTTCAGTATAAGTCTGAGTTAAGCAAGAGATTGCAGATGAACAGAGATCAGTCTG ATGATCTGCCTTTTGAGTTCAGGGCTCTTGAGCTTGCTTTGGAGCTTACGTGCATGTCTCTAGATGCTCAG gTTTGTGATGAGATAGAACATCTTATGGATGATGACGGAGACATGGCTGAGATGTACCTAACCGAGAAAAAGAACAAAAGGGAAGCTTACTCGGACTTATACTTGCAAGAAAATATCTCTAGTGAGAGCGGACTATTGTTAGCACCAGTTTCGCCCATAGGGTCAGTTAGCGGGACTGGAAAGCTGCAAAGGGCTTCAAGCAGCCTGAGTTCAAGCAAGCATGGTAGTGGCAATAGTTCATCTTACAATCAGGAAGATATAAATCAACTTGAAATGTTGTTGGAAGCGTATTTTGTTGTCATAGACAATACTCTCAACAAATTGTTATCG CTCAAAGAATACATAGATGATACCGAagatttgattaatataaaattg GGAAATGTGCAGAACCAGCTAATACAATTCGAGTTGTTGTTGACAGCGGCCACCTTTGTAGTTACAATCTTTGCGGTTGTGACGGGTGTTTTCGGAATGAACTTTGAGGCTGCAATTTTCAATTACCCAGGTGCATTCAACTGGGTCATATTCCTCACTGGAGTCTTCTGCGTGATGCTATACATctgtttcttaatttttttcaggCATAAGAAACTTTTGCCACTTTAA